From Vanrija pseudolonga chromosome 1, complete sequence, a single genomic window includes:
- the SPBC4F6.14 gene encoding putative RNA-binding protein, whose translation MSEADFIPLEEPRGSKAQADKGASATLFVSSLPYNATSTDLITHFSFIGPIRHGFVATDRETGNSKGVGYVTYSMREDAERAIEELDNKEFGGKGRKIRVGWADQKLSMKERKEAQAVPRPAKKPRVAAGEESTGPSDPNAIRTLILSGLPADLTKAVLWKKVRKANDKAELVYPVEGEEDANTANIIFPSHGDALKALPKLHGHTYKGAILSCVLKKRLDKLSTKGEGRAASHAGRLIVRNLAWDTTEADLRATFLPFGPLVAIDLPTAPSKIEGAPPRARGFAFVWFMVRKDAERAMEAVNGKAITRAPDAANAKGKKGREAAKARKADDGEGRLVAVDWALSKDKWQETQPKEEAKEEKGEDEEESGSDSDSSEASGSESGSESESGEEGSGEEDDEDEEDEENDEDVEMADGDEDEEEDAPVKPKLPDTDVGSTLFIRNLPFETTEQELGTLFRTFGPIRYARITIDKATGRSRGTGFVCYWNSEHADEAIAESERVAQETGANAMPLGDKKNPFALPSVLTADPSSSLASKLVLHGRTLAVSRAVTREQASNLKDDAERAREKGDKRNTYLMREGVVFPNSPAAAALPAVEVEKRQAAFNARKALLRSNPALYVSKTRLSIRQLPLFLTDRGLKRLGIHAVRTFDAEVEAGTREPLSRVEETDSTLSPALEARAASGKAPKRGERQTAVVQSKVVRQNEKVDPLTGSGRSKGYGFLELRSHKEALKVLRWANNNAAVGPLVWEWWVAELQELRERAKGQLERARNGEKEKESVEELEARLKKIDARLAEGDDRSQGGMRGGKTLLIEFSIENAQVVRRRVDKQSHDRPAGGPGGAGGKRKADAIAAEDTDDEDGGSGKRQRTDKPKGKFDRKGDRGDRGDKRGSKGKFDDKSKSPRKGGRDGRDKASKPQRERRSEAKVTGANAEQPRGIEKLGASLGSMIGRKRKQRKGGK comes from the exons atgTCCGAGGCAGACTTTATCCCCCTCGAAGAGCCCAGGGGGTCCAAGGCCCAGGCGGACAAGGGCGCGTCCGCGACGCTCTtcgtctcgtcgctgccgtacAACGCAACCTCGACCGACCTCATCACACACTTCTCCTTCATCGGCCCCATCCGCCACGGCTTCGTCGCGACCGACCGCGAGACGGGCAACTCGAAGGGTGTCGGTTATGTCACCTACTCTAtgcgcgaggacgccgagcgcgcgatcgaggagctcgacaacAAGGAGTTTGGCGGCAAGGGAAGGAAGATCCGCGTTGGCTGGGCCGACCAGAAG CTGTCGATGAAGGAGCGTAAGGAGGCCCAGGCTGTCCCAAGGCCGGCCAAGAagccccgcgtcgccgctggAGAGGAGAGCACCGGCCCGTCCGACCCCAACGCTATCCGTACCCTCATCCTCTCTGGCCTCCCCGCCGACCTCACCAAGGCCGTGCTGTGGAAGAAGGTCCGCAAGGCCAacgacaaggccgagctcgttTACCctgtcgagggcgaggaggacgccaaCACTG CCAACATCATCTTCCCATCCCACGGtgacgcgctcaaggcgctccCCAAGCTCCACGGACACACATATAAGGGCGCTATCCTGTCGTGTGTTCTCAAGAAGCGCCTGGACAAGCTTTCGACCAAGGGCGAGGGACGGGCCGCTTCGCATGCTGGCCGTCTCATCGTCCGTAACTTGGCATGGGACaccaccgaggccgaccttCGCGCCACGTTCCTGCCGTTTGGCCCCCTTGTCGCCATCGACCTCCCGACTGCGCCGTCCAAGATTGAGGGCGCTCCCCCACGTGCCCGTGGTTTTGCCTTCGTCTGGTTCATGGTCCGGAaagacgccgagcgcgccatgGAGGCGGTCAACGGCAAGGCTATCACCCGTGCCCCAGACGCCGCAAACGcaaagggcaagaagggacgcgaggccgccaaggcccgcaaggccgacgatggcgagggtCGTCTTGTCGCTGTTGACTGGGCACTGAGCAAGGACAAGTGGCAGGAGACGCagcccaaggaggaggccaaggaggagaagggggaggacgaggaggagagcgggtcggacagcgacagcagcgaggcgagcggaAGTGAAAGCGGAAGCGAGAGTGAGagtggggaggagggaagtggtgaggaggatgatgaggatgaggaggacgaggagaacgacgaggacgttgagatggccgacggcgacgaggacgaggaagaagacgcACCCGTCAAGCCAAAGCTCCCCGACACCGACGTCGGCAGCACCCTCTTCATTCGCAACCTTCCCTTCGAAACGACAGAACAGGAGCTCGGCACACTGTTCCGCACCTTTGGCCCTATTCGCTACGCACGCATCACGATCGACAAGGCGACTGGCCGCTCCCGCGGAACAGGCTTCGTATGCTACTGGAACTctgagcacgccgacgaggccattGCCGAGTCTGAGCGCGTTGCCCAGGAGACTGGCGCCAACGCCATGCCCCTCGGCGACAAGAAGAACCCCTTCGCGCTGCCCTCCGTCCTGACTGCcgacccgtcgtcgtcgctcgcctccAAGCTTGTCCTCCACGGCCGCACCCTCGCCGTCTCGCGTGCGGTCACCCGCGAACAGGCCAGTAACCTGaaagacgacgccgagcgtgccCGCGAGAAGGGCGACAAGCGCAACACTTACCTCATGCGCGAGGGTGTCGTGTTCCCCAActctcctgctgctgccgccctccctgctgtcgaggtcgagaagcGCCAGGCGGCGTTCAACGCACGAAaggcgctgctgcgctccAACCCTGCGCTCTACGTCTCCAAGACACGTCTTTCGATCCGCCAGCTTCCTCTCTTCCTCACCGACCGTGGCCTGAAGCGCCTCGGTATCCATGCCGTGCGCACcttcgacgccgaggtcgaggccggcacgcgcgagccgctctcgcgcgtcgaggagacCGACTCGACTCTctcgcccgcgctcgaggcccgCGCCGCATCAGGCAAGGCGcccaagcgcggcgagcgccagaccgccgtcgtccagtCCAAGGTCGTGCGCCAGAACGAGAAGGTCGACCCACTGACCGGCTCTGGCCGGTCAAAGGGCTACGGTTTCCTCGAGCTGCGCTCGCACAAGGAGGCGCTCAAGGTGCTCCGGTGGGCGAACAACAACGCCGCTGTCGGCCCTCTGGTCTGGGAGTGGtgggtcgccgagctgcaggagCTGCGGGAGCGCGCCAAGGGTCAGCTGGAACGCGCACGCaacggcgagaaggagaaggagagcgtcgaggagctggaggcACGGCTCAAGAAGATTGACGCCCGCCTCGCTGAGGGCGACGACCGCTCGCAGGGCGGCatgcgcggcggcaagacgcTGCTCATCGAGTTCTCGATCGAGAACGCCCAggtcgtccgccgccgagtaGACAAGCAGTCACACGACCGCCCAGCCGGTGGCCCCGGGGGTGCTggcggcaagcgcaaggctgacgccatcgcggccgaggacacggacgacgaggacggcggcagcggcaagcgCCAGCGTACCGACAAGCCCAAGGGCAAGTTTGACAGGAAGGGCGACCGGGGCGACCGGGGCGACAAGCGCGGCAGCAAGGGCAAGTTTGACGACAAGTCCAAGTCGCCACGGAAGGGTGGCCGCGACGGTCGCGACAAGGCCTCCAAGCcacagcgcgagcgccgctccgaggccaaggtgaCCGGTgccaacgccgagcagcCGCGCGGTATTGAGaagctcggcgcgtcgctcggcAGCATGATTggccgcaagcgcaagcagcgcaagggcggcaagtag